The DNA segment AGCCAGCTTCGGTCCTAATGGATAGTGTTACTCGATTATATCAAGATAAGAGTTCTCTTCTTCTGGATCCATTTGTCTATCGTCGTCTTGTTGATCGCCTAATTTATCTCACTACCACATGACCGGACATCACCTATGTCACTCAGCAACTAAGTTAGTTTATGACTTCTTTCACTCAAAATCATTACAAAGCTGCTTTTTGGACACTACAATACTTAAAAAGAAGTCCAGACAAAGGACTCTTCTTTCCCAGGAACTCCACTCTTTAACTCAATATTTTAGTGATTCCAACGATTGGGCCGGATATCTGGATACTCGTTGTTCTATAACTGGGTGTTGTTTCATTTTAGGagacttgttggttagttgaaaAACTAAGAAGCAAATGATCGTTTCTCCCTCTGCTACTGAGTATCGAGCATTAGCAAGCACCACTTGTGAATTTCAACGGATCCTTAACTTGTTGAGTGCTTTTCACATCTTGTGCTCGGCCATTGGATACTCTATTGTGACAATCAAAGTGCCTTTCATATTGCTACTAATTCTGTCTTTCATGAGTGTACTAAACACTTGGAAGTTGATTGCCATCTCGTGCGTCAAAAACCACAAGTGGGTGTTATGAAACTGCTACCTATCACCTTTTTCAACCAATTGGCTAACATTTTAACCAAATCACTATCTAAGGTGGGGATTCTTGAGATTTTTCATCCTCCAACTTGCGGGATATTAGAATACAAGCAAAACTTAACCCAAAATAATAACCAAACAAAATCAAATTAGCCCACTCATACTATGAAATTCCAACCAATTAAGTGACAATTCATTCtactattttatctttttcctcAAACCTTCTATAATAAGTTAGTTATGTGACTCAATATTCTGTTAGCATAAAAGTTATTGTGAAGATTTGGAATATTGCATCATAATTTTACTCACCTGTATAAACTATAGAAtagatttatatgtatatatattgtaaGCATCATACAGTGAGTGTGAATAACATAACTAAAACTTTTacctcatattttttattttcccttatttttatttataatcaaattacagTAAACCAGATATAATCGAAAATATGGGAGAGGGAAAATAGcaaaaatcaaacaactaaGGAGAAGTAGGAAAGTAAAAAAATGCATGGATAAGTTCTTCGCATGAAAATCAAATAacgagaagagaagaaaagctaaCCAACATTTTGTTTGTTTAGTAGTGACTTCTTCGCGTGAATGTACTAAAGAAAACAAGCGCGAAGAAAAACGAAGAAGATGCAAATGCAGCAAAGAACACAAAAAAGAAGATATAATCGTAGATGGAAATGGTGACCGAGAGAGAAAGTGCAAGGAAAAAGTGCATGAGGTGAGTGACTGGCTTGGGGAGTGTGTGGGTGCGTATTTCTGTGAGAATGagctttattttttaatggtgATTTCTTCCCAACCATATAGAATTGTGAGGGTTATTAACCCTTGATTACGTGTGACCATCACAGCCAttgatgatttaaattttttaaaagttcatTAATTGATtcgttaaatatttttacactaCATTGTATTCTATGTTATTTGCATTATATCACCTAACGTATATGTACTCCAATATGAATGGGTGAAATTGTgcaaataattgattttaacaaaatgtttcaaaataataaaaatagtagttAATCCCTCGAAGACCCTAATTTATCCCCTCCCCGTTAGGATCCAGCAACCCACTACAAAACTCTCTCCAAATACCTTTATAAGGCCTATTAACAGGATCCGGCAACCCACTGCAAAACTCTCTCTAAATACTTTTGTAAGGCCTACTGCTTCTTCGAGCTCATGAACAAGAAGAGGGATCGATTATTGCCATGTTTTAGAAGTAGTGCTGTTATGCTCTATAATTCCGTGCCTCTGTAATAAGATCTAaacagagagagaaagagagagagaaaattaataaatctaaaaaactATGAAGTAAGACAAAAATGGTGGTCATCTTCACTAGAACTGGTGttgttaatttttagttttatttttttttagttttttcatcataaacaataaattatattattagtcACACCTCTTATcacaacaatttttttaaatatataattttaaatattatttatcaaaaaaatttaattttaatgcaaatAATTTTACATGCGTATTCGTATACAAAGCTTTTTTTATAACCATGTTGAGTATAACGTATATATTAAAAGTTAGTCACTATATAAATAGAGATATACTATAGGAgatcattataatttattattttaggttATTACTTAACTATCAACTCAATTTCtttagtctaataatttaataatatatattttatctcattttttttaaacattgaTAACTAACTAATAGACAAtggtcaaaaataataaaattttgatggTTCTCTAATATACctcatataaatatattttaaagggTAAAATACAATTCTGGTCTTTAACGTTTtggccaaattttaatttagtttctaatattttaaatactttatttctgtcccaaaaaattttaaacaggtTTAATATATTTCTATCATGCTAAATTTAACACTTATTAATTAACAGAATGAGTGATATGaacattaataatattattaattaagtcATATCTTCTTCTATATATTCGAAAAACATAATCAAAACCTTTTTGTAACACTTTTGctcctcaatttcttttttgtatAAAACTCCAAATCTTAATCATCAATAATCAAcacttcaaaattaaagaaaaaagtaaTCGTTGATAAATCGATTTTACTTACATACTGAAATCGAATGTTACTGACTCTTTAATATACAattatttgtgtcaaatttaataatctgAACTcgcttaaaaaatttttgagatTGAAATAGAGTGTTTAAAAGTTGTTAAGACTGAAATACAACGTTTAAGATATTAAGAACTAAATTAGGATTCAGGCCAAACGTTAGatactaaaataatactttacccatattataaatttttaaacaacACATGTATTACAAAGATATAACATTGATGCTGCATGACTAAATTATTTTGTtgaattaaattagtttaataacttattgacataataaaaatcatataaaaaaatacacaaaaaaaaaaataaaaaaagatataattaagcttagatataaaaataattacttgtttatttaatatttttaagataTAATGACTACTTATATACCGACAATATTTTTGCTTTTCTTATAgttaattatcaaaacaaaaatttgtgcattttataaaaaagaataatagtTCGAAtgacttttaaaaaaatgttaaatgatattataattttaaataaattttaatcaccaaattagtcttttaaatatttattttattagacaaattaattttcatcATATCAAATTATTCGTTTATATAGAAAGACTaagatgaaaattttaaatatttcaaagaattattatatcttttaataatgacagagattaaattatataattttatactaatattttACTTGAGAATTGATatgtctaataaaataaaatatttaagacgaatttggtaattaaaatttgacaaaagagGGTTGGGTCTGTAGAAGTTtggctttttcctttttctagagATGCGCAGGTTGAATCTGAGACACAACAGATGaaaacttttctttttatatcaatttacagttgtaaaaattgaaattacaaaCCACCCCCTTTAAATTATACAGAATGTATATACACTATTTATTCATACAGTACCATATAGTATGTAAACTCTATCAATTAATAAACCTTTGAATGTCTGTATTGATTAATGATTAAGATGGTAACACCTAATTAAGGATAAATAACCCATAAaatcattttgaatttgaaagaagTCACCTTTTCTAATTTTGGGAGAATGCAGAGTATAGATATGTTTTCATATTGGCAGATTTTAGTGTAGTGCTATCATAATTGTTTTTGCTTGCATGTAACAGAAAGTACCATGCCTCTTTTTGGTTGCTATCTATTTTTCAAGTTTAATCTTTGACTTCAAATGCAATGAAGGGTAtaaatgtaattttaaaataaaaatagcaaaAGAGAGCATAAAATAGAATAGGATTCAATAAAGGTGAACATAGCACCCTATTACATGACATGTTATTTAGATAATTCACCTAGAATAAACATCCAACTATCAGACAAACTGATTAAGATACTCATCCACAGTTGTGTATTTGACATCGGGATAGAGCTGTGATGCCTCCACTCCAAAAGATTCCTCAATTTCAAAGTTAGTTTGATCCCCCTTCACATACACAGCATGGGTAATAGAAAGGACCACGTTCAAGGGTGGGGCAGACtctgaaatgaaaagaaaatgaagaagattaTTATGTCACCAGTGCATATAACTTAGCACATATACATCCTGAAATGAAAGCTAAGAGTACTTTTACTCACTAACCTTGAATTTGCTTGAGGACTTGTTCTTCCGGTACATAGACCTTCTCAAGAGTCTTACCAATCTTGTTCTCCCAGAGAGACACTAATTCATTGAATGACAAGGTATTAGCTGGGGGTCTGATATAGAGAATTTTATTCAAGGTTCTTGGATCATCCACCGCTTTGATGGTGTAAGCTGCGATGTCCTCTTCCTTGTTCCAAACAGCTACAAACATTAATATATAATGTGTCAATAATGTGTGAGATACTGTACATCTATATACATGTGCTTCAAGAATTTAAGTGCATACTCACATTTGGCGTTTCCATCCCCAAGGATAACAACTTTGTCTCTTGGGGGAGAGGTAGCTCCAGGCTGTGACAGATTGGGTAGAAAGTAACCAGCAAAGAANNNNNNNNNNNNNNNNNNNNNNNNNTCAGCCTCAACGGTTCGACGAATTTTGGACTTGGTAGCAAATGCACTCTTTGCGGGATCAACTGCGGTAGTTCGGTCCACATCATTCCCGAATTCCGAGGGAAGAAATCTCTGAACCATAAGATAACAACCATCAACAGCAAGTTCCAAAATTAAAAACGGAAATTTCTTCCGAAAACATCTTAAAAAGGTGATACCTTGACATTTCCTGCCTCCTTGATGGCAGAAATGATCTTGTCTTGATCAGCTAACTGGGCATGTCCGACGGTAGAGATGACGACGTCCACCTGCTTGATGGCCTTCACCAAACTTTCGTGATCATACAGATCTCCCTGCGTGTGCCGTACAGTATAAGGTCGCAGCATTAAAGAAGAGGAATAAGAAGAAAAGGGGTTTTACTTTTACGTACCGAAATAAGATTGACCCCCANNNNNNNNNNNNNNNNNNNNNNNNNNNNNNNNNNNNNNNNNNNNNNNNNNNNNNNNNNNNNNNNNNNNNNNNNNNNNNNNNNNAGAAGGAAGGTTGGGTGGCCGGTCTTGGCGCTGGTTTCCACCACGAATTTCCCAATGTAGCCGGTGCCTCCGATCACCAGAATCTTGCTACTCGCTGCTGCCATCTCAGAGTGTACTCACTACTCACTAGTGACTATCGTTGTCTCTGCTATTTGCTTATACTTTCAATGTCTGCCTCCTTTTATAACTTCCAATTTCCAACCCCTCTTCTCCCGTGGACCCACGGTTACGCACGACCCTTAATCTGCCatgttaataatatttatttgagaATGAAATGTATTTATTCACATAGTGCGTCTAGATACATGATTTACAACCTCAAATTAAAGTTTCATTTTATGGGTCACAAATTATAGTTCATAGTACGACTTATCTAATTGATGCTATTATTCCACTCTTTGTTTCTCACATTCTCTTTCTCTGCCACCTATTTGGTTAGTGGTGATTCTCCTTTTAGCAGTGGTGTAACGTGACTTTGCTTCTGCTTGCAATATCTTTTTCCGGATTTGTGTTTCGTAAATTATCTAAATTTacatatgttatatatttaacaTATGGTGTAAATTCCTTGACGTCATGTGTAAGTCATACATACGCACTtatattattgaatatttaacaaaattatattaGGTTAATTTTTTGGTTGCGATattatattgataattaaatttagtgaattatcaaatatattatgtttttataaaattatttaatacttGTATTATATATTCacatttcaacaaaaatattaactCTTGTTATTACTATCTCTAAATACATGTATTTCTAAAgtataattacttaataatggTATCACCTtctatttaacaaataaataacatattaaaaagacaccaaaaaatattaaaatttacacTAAAGTCATCacttaatataaatatttaaaaaattattattttaaaataacaaaatgtatttagataaataaaagtcgatacataaatattttaaaatatatagtaCGTATTTGACTTAGAGGTAGATGATGACCTCTATCATTCTATGTCAACCAAAATATGGTGTACTGTTGGCTAAACTAAAAATTTACATACTGCTGATAACAATGTCGAACGAGAAACCTTGGCTGAgggtcattttatttttaaaattaaaacaaaataaaaataaaaataaaaaacatccaATAATTAGTCCCGCCATGGATGACTAACTTTAAGGCCAAAGATTTTTAGTGTAGAGTAAGTGAGTAACATGGTTATCGGATGCCTCATTTAGTAGTAGTTGATAAGAAGGTAGTACCTCAGTTGTGGTATTCCATTTCACGCATTGCGTAGTGGCATTGCATACCTGACTCACATACCTACTTCTTCAAAGTAGTTGGTCAATGTGACACATACTATTGAATTGAAACTTGAAGGGAAACGGTCATTTTTTGTGGTGAATGTGGGGGTAAGtttgtgttttaaaatattttaaaataattttaatattgtcTCACTATAATTTTAGCAAAAATTACTAGTGGAAAACATATTTTCTcaacttattttttttcctataaCTTGGTAAATTGTGTCCTATATCTTCTAATAGTATAAAATCTAGAATAAAGGATAAATAggtttctaactttttttttggatatttttgtctCTGACTATTGACAATTACTTTCAAGTTGGACGGATCAGTCCCTCCGTCCAAATGGCTCCATCAGATTCAACGAAAAAATCTGAGGTGACTCCCGTAatgcttgtcacgcgtacgcgtgggtcacgcgtacgggTCGCCGGACAGATTTCCCACTCACGCCTACGTGTcgtcatgaattctccacttcaCTATAAATTTTCTGTTTtgcatactttttttttccatttctttcagGTTATTCTTGCCTTCAAAACTTTAAATCACTCAAAtaaacatatcaagacatcgaatAGGAGAAAAgcaaattaaatttagcaattaaGAGTGTGTTTaggtttagttttttttttaagtttcacTTTTTAGTTTGCCTATTTTTTCTTCCTCTGAGCCTAAATGTAATTCTGCTCTTCAACCCAAATTTAgccaaaactaaaaataatagcTTTTGCGTTTACATTTTCATGTtagattgaaatttattttctatctcCCAATTTTGTACTTCATTGTTCCTATGATTAATTTTGttgcttttttttataatattttttctctaataCTCTCTCatgaatattattattctttatagAATtcttacttttttgtttatatacattttttacctattaatttttttgtatagaataataatagtaaaattatgtgtactaaaaaagagtactaagagtactaaaaatatctatataaaaatatcataaaaattttttatatttatttctataattgtcaagataaatatttaatttttattattttgagtaCTCTCTCTTATAATTGTAATTCTCGTGTACAATattttagtgtaatttttttataatataaattattatctcattagaaaagacaaattaaataaaaaattaatcataggtaataatataatcataaaCGTTGgattccaaaataatattaagaataa comes from the Arachis duranensis cultivar V14167 chromosome 7, aradu.V14167.gnm2.J7QH, whole genome shotgun sequence genome and includes:
- the LOC107459016 gene encoding phenylcoumaran benzylic ether reductase Pyrc5, which encodes MAAASSKILVIGGTGYIGKFVVETSAKTGHPTFLLXXXXXXXXXXXXXXXXXXXXXXXXXXXXGVNLISGDLYDHESLVKAIKQVDVVISTVGHAQLADQDKIISAIKEAGNVKRFLPSEFGNDVDRTTAVDPAKSAFATKSKIRRTVEAXXXXXXXXXFFAGYFLPNLSQPGATSPPRDKVVILGDGNAKSVWNKEEDIAAYTIKAVDDPRTLNKILYIRPPANTLSFNELVSLWENKIGKTLEKVYVPEEQVLKQIQESAPPLNVVLSITHAVYVKGDQTNFEIEESFGVEASQLYPDVKYTTVDEYLNQFV